A window from Rhea pennata isolate bPtePen1 chromosome 1, bPtePen1.pri, whole genome shotgun sequence encodes these proteins:
- the ATP6AP2 gene encoding renin receptor has product MWRRGAAPWALEVAVLVTSACLAGVWGDEFSVLRSPQSVVFRDGSWPIPGERIPDVAALSMGFSVEDDLSWPGLAVGDLFHRPRATVLVTVKGVDKLTLPVKGVSYPIENAVPFSLDSVANAIHSLFSEETPVVLQLAPSEERVYMVGKANSVFEDLSVTLRQLRNRLFQDNSILSSLPLNSLSRNNEVDLLFLSELQVLHDIASLLSRHKHLAKDHSPDLYSLELAGLEEIGKRYGEDSQQFKDASQILADALQKFADEMYNLYSGNAVVEVVAVKTFNSPLMRKTRSILQSSQSDTENPFNLAYPYNYDYAVIFNIILWMMIGLALAVIVISYNLWNMDPGYDSIIYRMTNQKIRMD; this is encoded by the exons AtgtggcggcgcggcgcggctccctGGGCCCTGGAGGTGGCGGTGTTGGTGACATCGGCCTGTCTCGCCG gtGTGTGGGGTGATGAATTTAGTGTCTTACGGTCACCTCAGTCAGTGGTGTTTCGAGACGGAAGTTGGCCAATCCCTGGAGAGCGGATTCCAGATGTAGCTGCATTATCTATGGGCTTTTCCGTTGAAGAT GACCTTTCTTGGCCTGGACTTGCAGTCGGTGATTTGTTTCACAGACCACGAGCTACTGtgctggtgacagtgaaaggaGTAGACAAGCTGACATTGCCTGTGAAAGGAGTTTCTTATCCTATTGAGAAT GCTGTTCCGTTCAGTCTTGACAGTGTTGCAAATGCTATTCATTCTCTGTTCTCTGAGGAAACTCCTGTAGTCTTGCAGCTGGCCCCCAGTGAGGAA AGAGTGTACATGGTGGGCAAGGCAAACTCTGTATTTGAAGATCTTTCTGTCACACTGCGCCAACTGCGAAACCGCTTATTCCAGGATAACTCCATTCTCAGCTCTCTTCCTCTAAACTCCCTCAGCAGGAACAAtgag GTTGACTTGCTTTTTTTGTCCGAACTACAAGTCCTACATGATATTGCAAGTCTG TTGTCTCGACACAAGCACTTGGCCAAAGATCACTCACCAGACCTGTATTCTCTGGAACTGGCTGGCTTGGAAGAGATTGGAAAACGGTATGGGGAAGACTCTCAGCAATTCAAGGATGCTTCTCAAATTCTTGCAGATGCTTTGCAAAAG tttGCAGATGAGATGTATAATCTCTATAGTGGGAATGCAGTAGTAGAAGTGGTGGCTGTAAAGACATTTAATTCTCCCCTCATGAGGAAGACTCGCTCCATTCTCCAGTCTTCACAG agTGATACAGAAAATCCATTTAACCTTGCCTATCCGTATAACTACGACTATGCTGTAATCTTCAACATTATTCTGTGGATGATGATAGGTCTTGCTTTAGCTGTAATAGTAATCTCCTATAACCTCTGGAATATGGATCCTGGGTATGACAGCATTATTTATAGGATGACAAACCAGAAGATAAGAATGGATTAA